Proteins from a genomic interval of Equus quagga isolate Etosha38 chromosome 13, UCLA_HA_Equagga_1.0, whole genome shotgun sequence:
- the RHEX gene encoding regulator of hemoglobinization and erythroid cell expansion protein has protein sequence MLDDNMKLWHGLAIAGVSLILQSCLLAAITCLLGRHMANKNERNLKRARHQAPRPSPTHQHPPAAKGMKGTLAERSTPASEPRHRHDSNPSSDSSDSNDSSPPTRQDTKHVNYTQVTFSDPGGLENDSALDYENMKEATDYVNVNPKSHKPNLWTFVNPAVSEQVEYTQVAL, from the exons ATGCTGGATGA cAACATGAAGCTCTGGCACGGCCTCGCGATCGCAGGGGTGTCCCTCATCCTCCAGTCCTGCCTCCTTGCAGCCATCACCTGCCTGCTTGGCAGGCACATGG CCAACAAGAATGAGCGGAATCTGAAAAGGGCCAGGCACcaggcccccaggcccagccccacccaccagcaCCCACCTGCTGCCAAGGGGATGAAGGGGACTCTGGCGGAGAGAAGCACCCCTGCGTCTGAGCCCCGTCACAGGC ATGACAGCAACCCATCTTCTGACAGCTCTGACAGCAACGACAGCTCGCCTCCGACCCGCCAG gacaCCAAGCATGTGAATTACACACAAGTGACCTTTTCAGACCCTGGAGGACTGGAAAATGACTCTGCCCTGGACTATGAGAACATGAAGGAAGCCACAGATTATGTCAATGTCAATCCCAAAAGCCACAAACCCAACCTCTGGACTTTTGTGAACCCTGCTGTCTCTGAGCAGGTGGAATACACTCAAGTGGCCTTGTGA
- the AVPR1B gene encoding vasopressin V1b receptor: protein MDSGTPWAANPTPWGTLSAPNATTPWLGRDEELAKVEIGVLATVLVLATGGNLTVLLMLGRLGRKLSRMHLFVLHLALTDLGVALFQVLPQLLWDITYRFWGPDLLCRTIKYLQVLSMFASTYMLLAMTLDRYLAVCHPLRSLRQPSQSAYPLIAAPWLLAAILSLPQVFIFSLREVIQGTGVLDCWADFRFPWGPRAYITWTTLAIFILPVAMLTTCYSLICHEICKNLKGKTRAWRVERGGWRNWDRAAPSAPAAATQGLPSRVSSISTISRAKIRTVKMTFIIVLAYIACWAPFFSVQMWSVWDENAPDEDSTNVAFTISMLLGNLSSCCNPWIYMGFNSHLWPRPLRHLACCGDPRPQMRRQLSNGSLSSRRTTLLTRSSGQPTLGLSPKLRGRPGPQESLKGSEPVDGEAITETGIF from the exons ATGGATTCTGGGACTCCTTGGGCTGCCAACCCCACTCCCTGGGGCACCCTCTCTGCTCCCAATGCCACAACACCCTGGCTGGGCCGGGATGAGGAGCTGGCCAAGGTGGAGATAGGAGTCCTGGCCACCGTCCTGGTACTGGCCACAGGGGGCAACCTGACTGTGCTGCTGATGCTGGGGCGGCTGGGCCGCAAGCTCTCGCGCATGCACCTGTTTGTGCTGCACCTGGCCCTCACTGACCTGGGGGTGGCGCTCTTCCAGGTGCTGCCCCAGCTGCTGTGGGACATCACCTACCGTTTCTGGGGCCCTGACCTCCTTTGCCGGACCATCAAGTACCTGCAGGTGCTGAGCATGTTTGCCTCCACCTACATGCTGCTGGCCATGACGCTGGACCGCTACCTGGCTGTTTGTCACCCACTGCGCAGCCTCCGGCAGCCCAGCCAGTCGGCCTACCCACTCATTGCCGCTCCTTGGCTGCTAGCCGCCATCCTCAGCCTCCCTcaagtcttcattttctctttgcgGGAGGTGATCCAGGGCACCGGGGTGCTGGACTGCTGGGCAGACTTCCGCTTCCCTTGGGGGCCACGGGCCTACATTACCTGGACCACCCTGGCCATCTTCATCCTGCCCGTGGCCATGCTCACGACCTGCTACAGCCTCATCTGCCACGAGATCTGTAAGAACCTAAAAGGCAAGACGCGGGCCTGGAGGGTAGAAAGAGGGGGCTGGAGGAATTGGGACAGGGCTGCACCATCTGCCCCCGCTGCGGCCACGCAGGGGCTGCCATCCCGcgtcagcagcatcagcaccattTCAAGGGCCAAGATCCGAACCGTGAAGATGACCTTCATCATTGTGCTGGCCTATATTGCCTGCTGGGCACCCTTCTTCAGCGTCCAGATGTGGTCTGTGTGGGACGAGAACGCGCCTGATGAAG ATTCAACCAACGTGGCCTTCACCATCTCCATGCTTTTGGGCAACCTCAGCAGCTGCTGCAACCCCTGGATCTACATGGGCTTCAACAGCCACCTGTGGCCGCGCCCCCTGCGCCATCTAGCCTGCTGTGGGGACCCCCGGCCCCAGATGCGCAGGCAGCTCTCCAACGGCAGCCTCTCGAGTCGCCGCACCACGCTGCTGACCCGCTCCAGCGGCCAGCCCACCCTCGGCCTCAGCCCCAAACTCCGTGGGAGGCCTGGGCCCCAAGAGTCACTGAAGGGCTCAGAGCCGGTGGATGGGGAAGCCATCACTGAGACCGGCATCTTTTAG